The following DNA comes from Desertibacillus haloalkaliphilus.
GTATTTGCAGGTCAAGATAAAGAAGCAACTGCGCAAATGCGTTCTTATTTTGCGGATATTCCACCTTCTTCGCCATCAATGGCTATCTTAAAAGGGAAGGAAGTTGTTCACTTTATTCCACGTGAACAAATTGAGGGAGCAGCACCTGAAGATATTATTCGTAACTTAGCACTTGCTTACAATGATCAT
Coding sequences within:
- a CDS encoding BrxA/BrxB family bacilliredoxin, which encodes VFAGQDKEATAQMRSYFADIPPSSPSMAILKGKEVVHFIPREQIEGAAPEDIIRNLALAYNDHCSK